GTTCCTTGCACAAACACCATTTGAAACTGACACCCAATCTAATTTCAGTATAACATTGCTATCCAATAGAGCCCAAGCAACAAAATTTTGCCCTGTTAGGCCCTTAGCTGTTTGGCCTGTATTGTAGAAGCATCAAAGGCACAGATGAACAATAACCTGATAATGTTAGAATGTATGAATAATTGGGTTATGTACAATATCATGTCATGAATATGCTTAAAACCAGGATAAAACATAACAGGAACTAGTGTGCATCTAAAGACACTAATAGGCAGACCATGTTGATGGAATGACACAGAACAGAAATTATTACAACTGAGTGGAAGAAACTTGGGGGATTCAAGAGGGCTCCAGCAGCTCATTATTACAATCTGTGGTTGCCAAAGCATTTAGGATTTTTTCATAAACTATctttaaaatgaaaccaaaagcTAAACTAATGGAATTTTCCgtttttcaaaataagtatCGCTTTAACCTCCACGCTGGATACATATGGGCAAATACgtgatatattattattattattattattacctttCGTCGGTAAACTTCCGGAAAAAAAACACGAAGCGAGCACGACACCGGAAATGgatccacaaaaaaaaaaaagaagctgaaccgtcaaaacataaacagagcAGTCAACCTTGTGTGAACACAGCTGGCTTGTTTTATGATCTGCCTTTTGCCAAAAGCTTTATGCACGCATTCCTAATGTCGTGTGTCTTCCGTCAGAGAAATCCTAGCCGAGGCACTTAGCTCAACTGCTAAGTAGTGAGgtggagaaaataaatctgcagtAAAGATTAGGACTAAACTAAGAAGTACGCCTCGTCGGGCCTTCGAGTAGAGGTAACGCTAGCTTTGCTAGTTAGCCACTACAAGCACTGCTAGCTGCTTGCTCGCTTTCGGACAACCAGCTGTTTAGTTGTTAAGCAGAACTGACAGTAGCAGCTTATTTTAGTTTCGATATTTGTAAGCCTCGGAAATgctagttagcattagctcaCCTCAATAACAAGTGCCAGACAGCCGCGCACTCGTTGTTTTGCAAGGAACAGTGCACTATTAAAGACCACAAAGCACAACAGGGTATTAGACAGGCCCGTGAGCCTACTAGCAATCGAGTTAGTTTGTTTATGTGGTTACGTGCAGTGGTTGATAGGTAGTATAATTAGCCTGGCTGTTAGTTTGGAAGCTATGGAGCTAGCAGGTAACTTGTGCACCAGAGTACACAGTGCGATGTCGGTAGTTGTCAACAGTTCAACGAGTGCGAGCAATTATGTCGGCTTACTTATGCGTACAAGTTGTCTGTTCTTAATCTGATCACTTGCCAGTTGGTTAATAAGCAAcctttgtattgtatttgtgtgtgacaCTCAAAAGGTTCTCCCTCGGGTCGACGCAGGACAAAGGAGGCAGAATGGCTGAGGCTGACGGCAAATCCACTGCGCTTAACGGTAAAGGATCAGTGCTGGAAAAATAACTTGACTATTTTTACAGGCCATAATGGTGCGGGCTGGCATGCTCGGTAGCACCGAGAGTTAATCACAGTACGTGTTTGGTTTGACTAGGTTCTGAAGAAAAGGAACCTGGGGAAGATCAACACAAGGAGGGAGATGCCTCTGGAAGCAAAGAGGGACAAACAGAGTCTTCCTCTCTAGATGGTAAAGTCAGTCCTCTAGTTGAACAGCTCCTTAGAAAGACTTGTGCTGCTAACATTGTTTGATATGGTACAGACTTtgttaaattataattttaattatatacaagattttaaaatatttatttctgggattctctgctgttgcttttcttAAATTTCTCGCAGCCTGATAGTATTGATACACTTCACAGAAGAATTTTTGCAGCAATTTTACACCTTTTCTTGAATCTCCCAATGAGACAGTGTTGTCTTAACCTTATTTGCCTTGACTCTGAATTTCCCTATTTCTGTAGCTACTAAAGAAACAGGAGAGCCTTCAGGAGACAAGCCTATGCCagatgtggaaggagagacaggtgcaaacaaagagggagaagaggaagaagacacaGACAGCATGGATGGCAGCGGCCTCTACTCCCTGACTGAGGATGGCgaaagagaaagtgagggagGTAGAAGAGAGAGGGTAAAGGATAAAGATGGTGGGAAAAGGGCAGCTAGAAAGAGAAATAGACCTGGCGGTGGCACCAACCACTCCTCCAGCTCAGATGAAGATGacgatgaagatgaagaagaagaacagaaagATGATGAAGACGATGACGAGGCTATGGAGGCGTGGCTGGGAGCAGAGCTCCGTGACCTCCGTGGTCCTATATGGCGAGCAGTACCCTCACTGCGCTCCAGGGAGATTGGCAGGGACTCGCACCAGTTTGTGAGGCGTGTTTGTGGAGCCCGAGGCCTCGTGCAGAGGCTGGAGCTGCAGGGCCGCCTGGAGAGGCACACAGGCTGCGTCAACACATTGCACTTCAACCCCTCAGGCACACGCCTGGCATCAGGCAGCGATGACCTGCGAGTTGTGATCTGGGACTGGGCCATCCGCCGTGCTGAGCTGGAGTTCGACAGCGGCCACAAGAGCAATGTTTTTCAGGTAAGCTGGTATAGAAATTTTTACCTCTTTAAAGCAAATATCCAGACAGAAGAATGACCAGAGTTGAGTAATGGTGAGAAGAATTTACCCAAAAACATTTATAAGATTAAATGATGAGGGTGGGTAATTAGTTCATATTGTCAGTAGTAAATGgtaaaacttgaaagacagcaAGAGTAGACACAGAGTGACTGGGTGACAAATCAAAGTGTACTGTGGTCATAAACCTTTCCCTGCTCTTAATGTACATAGGCAAAGTTCCTGCCTCACAGCGGAGACTCCACCTTGGCCATGTGTGCTCGAGATGGTCAGATCAGAGTGGCTGAGCTCTCTGCCACACAGCGCTGCAAGAACACCAAGCGGGTAGCACAGCATAAAGGGGCAGCACACAAGGTGGGTGTTTGCACTGTATTCGTGAATGAAAGTGTTAAGTTGTTTGTGCTATAAAGTGCAGCTGTGATAGATATATACTGTTAATGGAATACagtctctcctctgtgtgtgtttatctgcatatttttatttcagctggCCCTTGAGCCAGATTCGCCCTGCTCCTTTCTGTCTGCTGGAGAGGACGCTGTGGTGTTTGGTATTGACCTGCGTCTAGACCGTCCGGCAAAGTGAGCAATGCTAACATTAAAATTTACTGAGTTTAAATTTAGTCAGACCTTGGTAGTGAAAACTATTGTCAGAGCTATATAGTCATAGGTATTGATAAAACctttgtagttttgttacaCAAATTTCCCAtctttcagtcagtgttggtgAACTTTCACCTCTAAACAAGCTCCTCTTTATCAGTTCTCCTTTATTTGTTAtatgttgtttaatttttagGATTTTCTGTAGTTCATAcctgtttttcctttgtctccttaCATTTTTGTGGCAGTAAACTGGTGGTTGTAAAGGAGGGTGATAAAAAAGTCGGGCTTTACACCATCTTTGTCAACCCAGCAAAGACACACCACTTTGCTGTGGGTGGGAGAGATCAGTATGTGAGGTAGGAACTGGCTTCTAGCTttaattctatttattttattaataatgcAAATGGGATGCAATTGGAatagtttaaaaatatttaattttgttgCTTACTGTCTTCTAGATgttacttttaattttttttcccactttctTTGCTGCTCCCTCTCTTTAGGATCTATGACCAGAGGAAGATTAATGAGAATGATAACAATGGTGTACTGAAAAAGTTCTGTCCTTCACATTTGGTATCCAGTGAGTCCAAAACCAACATAACCTGCCTTGTGTACAGTCATGATGGTACAGGTAAATCACCTGcacaatgaaaatattttagaaaAGTGTAGTGTTTGAAGTTTTAAATAAGCACAGCACAAAAGACGGAAATGGAGTGGCTTGTATGCAGTCTctataaaaataatttgatatCCCTAAGGCATGATTTAATTGCCCTGCAGTTTCCATAATCCAGCTTCAATTTTATATTTGAATTCAATTTGATTGTCCTGACataatttctttctctgttatGAACATATACCAGAAATATGTATTGAAAACAATGAGACCTGCTCAAGTAATTGTCTTAAAATTACAAAACTTCTGCTCCTCTCAGCCCTGATGCAACCACAATGCAATATCAATGACACTCGAATAGAATCAGGTCTACTCTCACTGAATAATTGCATCAGTGTGCTCTCATCTTTGCAGAACGCCAGTAAACTTGTGTTTAGCACCAGCTACAGAAATTTATTAAAGTTATATTAATTTGGTTTTTTTCTATGATCAATAACTTAGCTAAGGTTGTCTGAATCATCTCTATATGgcattaaaataaattcaacaaATGACTCTTTGATCCTCTTTGTCTGTGTAGAGCTCCTGGCCAGTTACAATGACGAGGACATCTATCTGTTTGACTCCAACCACAGTGATGGAGCTGACTATCGCAGGAGATACAAGGGACACCGCAATAATGCCACAGGTATTTAATTTAGCCACTATTTACAGCATTAGAAATCTGTGACCTTTGTACCCAGCCACAGTTTTAGAAATTTGACTTATCAGGTGTTGCTAACCCTAACTTTACAAGCATTTGGCAGTTGGCCTCCTGTATAACCCTCTCCCATCATCGCTTCTTCCTAACAGTGAAAGGTGTGAATTTCTATGGGCCATGCAGTGAGTTTGTGGTTAGTGGCAGCGACTGTGGACACATCTACCTGTGGGACAAGTATTCTGCACGTATCGTCCAGTTcatggagggagacagaggaggagtggTGAGTTACAGAGAGAAGTATATCATATAATGTATaacataaaaatagaaatatatatttgttaGACTCAAGTATGACTTAGAAAAAGCAATGCAAACACATTTCTACcgtaatgtttttgtttcaacaatgatttcacagttttgtgtttatttagaaTATTATGTGTTAAacttcatgttcatgtttaaaTCTCAGTCCCTCTCTCTACTCTCAACAACCATAGGTGAACTGTCTGGAGCCTCATCCCCATCTGCCTGGTATGGCCACCAGTGGGCTGGACCACGACATCAAACTGTGGGCCCCCACTGCTGAAAGCCCCACAGGACTCAAGGGTCTAAAGGAGGTAttccttttgttttattgtttttctgtatcATAATATATTCTCACAATGGGTAGCTGAGGTATTATTGTTATTCTGTCTCTGCAATCACACAAGTTATGATGACTAAAATGTCACCATAACATAATGTAACGATACAAAACGACATAAAAGAAATCCAGgatatacaacaaataaaaagtacctgaaagtgaatggaattTTGTTTCAGGGACATGTTGCACAtacacagtgttgttttgtcaCATTCACACCTCTAATTAAGGACACGTTGTGTTTACCAaggtgatgaaaaaaaacaagcgGGAGCGTGATGAAGACAGCGTGCGCCACGGTGACCAGTACGACACCCAGCTGCTGTGGTTCCTGATGAGACACATGAGGAACAGACGGCCCCCGAGGGTGAGCTCTCAAACACTTCAACAAACCTGGGAAATTATTAATTATGTTTTGGGGTGTGGGTGAGCAGAATCTAACAAAAGGATCCTATTGGTTACATTATGGAAAATacaggatccagtgttttttgaACTAAGCTTCTTCTAGAAACTAAAGGTCA
The DNA window shown above is from Lates calcarifer isolate ASB-BC8 linkage group LG4, TLL_Latcal_v3, whole genome shotgun sequence and carries:
- the dcaf8 gene encoding DDB1- and CUL4-associated factor 8, whose product is MAEADGKSTALNGSEEKEPGEDQHKEGDASGSKEGQTESSSLDATKETGEPSGDKPMPDVEGETGANKEGEEEEDTDSMDGSGLYSLTEDGERESEGGRRERVKDKDGGKRAARKRNRPGGGTNHSSSSDEDDDEDEEEEQKDDEDDDEAMEAWLGAELRDLRGPIWRAVPSLRSREIGRDSHQFVRRVCGARGLVQRLELQGRLERHTGCVNTLHFNPSGTRLASGSDDLRVVIWDWAIRRAELEFDSGHKSNVFQAKFLPHSGDSTLAMCARDGQIRVAELSATQRCKNTKRVAQHKGAAHKLALEPDSPCSFLSAGEDAVVFGIDLRLDRPANKLVVVKEGDKKVGLYTIFVNPAKTHHFAVGGRDQYVRIYDQRKINENDNNGVLKKFCPSHLVSSESKTNITCLVYSHDGTELLASYNDEDIYLFDSNHSDGADYRRRYKGHRNNATVKGVNFYGPCSEFVVSGSDCGHIYLWDKYSARIVQFMEGDRGGVVNCLEPHPHLPGMATSGLDHDIKLWAPTAESPTGLKGLKEVMKKNKRERDEDSVRHGDQYDTQLLWFLMRHMRNRRPPRARREGADPDTDESWSSPDSSDEEEGGPDHVQCMSS